Proteins encoded in a region of the Anoxybacillus amylolyticus genome:
- the spoVB gene encoding stage V sporulation protein B: MSKFLQGTIILIVAGLITRVLGFINRIVVARVIGEEGVGLYMMAVPTLVLAITLTQMGLPVAISKLVAEAETMGDEQKVKKILVVSLVITGTLSVLFFPAMVLLAPFLATTLFTDARTYYPLLAVAPVVPIVAVSSVLRGYFQGRQQMKPYAYSQLIEQIVRISLIAFCTEMFLPYGIEYAAAGAMFSAVLGELASLFYLVYIFKRKKPMKLRSQFFRYVKAGRETFIGLLRIAIPTTGSRLIGSIAWFLEPIVVARSLAIAGVATAAATKQYGELTGYALPLLMLPSFITYSLSTSLVPAISEAAAQRQPLLIEHRVQQGMRLSLITGGLAVVVLYVFADPIMLLMYGTSNAAVFVQVMAPFFLFYYCQGPLQAVLQGLDLAKAAMVNSFIGSAVKTACIFALATQPKLGIMGAALAIAIGTVLVTLLHFATIVQTISYSIYVLEYVYTLLTMAASGLIGHVAFRYWQYSLPINIRTLMAITVTTVTYIILLIMFNLVKCEELARLPFVRLFLRKKRF; encoded by the coding sequence ATGTCTAAATTTTTGCAAGGAACGATTATTTTGATTGTCGCCGGCCTCATTACACGCGTGCTTGGGTTTATTAACCGCATCGTCGTTGCCCGCGTCATCGGAGAAGAAGGGGTCGGGTTATATATGATGGCCGTTCCGACGCTAGTATTGGCCATTACACTTACACAAATGGGGCTACCTGTTGCCATCTCGAAATTAGTAGCGGAAGCAGAGACGATGGGCGACGAGCAAAAAGTGAAAAAAATTCTCGTTGTTTCGTTAGTGATTACCGGAACGTTAAGCGTTTTATTTTTCCCCGCCATGGTGCTACTCGCTCCTTTTTTAGCAACGACGCTCTTTACAGATGCCCGCACGTATTATCCACTACTAGCGGTCGCACCGGTCGTTCCAATCGTTGCCGTCTCTTCTGTATTGCGCGGCTATTTTCAAGGGCGGCAGCAAATGAAGCCGTACGCGTATTCGCAGCTAATTGAACAAATCGTCCGCATTAGCTTAATTGCCTTTTGCACGGAGATGTTTTTGCCGTACGGCATTGAGTATGCCGCAGCGGGAGCGATGTTTTCTGCCGTCCTCGGAGAATTGGCTTCTCTTTTTTATTTAGTGTATATATTCAAACGGAAAAAGCCGATGAAACTTCGCTCACAATTTTTCCGCTACGTAAAAGCAGGAAGAGAAACGTTCATCGGGTTGTTACGCATCGCCATTCCGACAACCGGAAGCCGTCTTATCGGATCCATCGCTTGGTTTTTGGAGCCGATTGTCGTTGCTCGCAGTTTAGCGATAGCTGGCGTCGCCACAGCGGCTGCGACGAAACAATACGGAGAATTAACCGGATATGCGCTGCCGTTATTAATGCTGCCGTCATTTATTACATATTCGCTTTCTACTTCGCTCGTTCCAGCGATTAGCGAGGCGGCAGCTCAACGACAACCACTACTCATTGAACATCGCGTCCAACAAGGAATGCGTCTTTCCCTTATTACAGGCGGCTTAGCGGTAGTCGTACTGTATGTGTTTGCCGATCCGATTATGCTGCTTATGTACGGGACGAGCAACGCTGCCGTTTTCGTCCAAGTAATGGCCCCTTTTTTCTTATTCTATTACTGCCAAGGACCACTCCAAGCCGTTTTGCAAGGCTTGGATTTAGCAAAAGCAGCGATGGTAAATAGTTTCATCGGCTCTGCAGTGAAAACTGCCTGCATTTTTGCGCTCGCCACCCAACCGAAATTAGGCATTATGGGTGCAGCATTAGCGATTGCAATCGGAACAGTGCTTGTGACATTGCTTCATTTTGCGACGATTGTCCAAACAATTTCGTATTCCATCTATGTGCTTGAGTATGTGTATACGCTCCTGACAATGGCAGCTTCTGGACTCATTGGACATGTCGCGTTTCGTTATTGGCAATACTCACTCCCCATTAATATTCGCACGCTCATGGCAATTACGGTCACAACGGTTACCTATATCATTCTTTTAATCATGTTCAATCTAGTAAAATGCGAGGAATTGGCACGCCTCCCATTCGTTCGGCTGTTTTTACGAAAAAAGCGCTTCTAA
- a CDS encoding TIGR04086 family membrane protein, giving the protein MARFGKAVAYGVVTIFLLASMVSLLLSLLLKWTNVQESSLTLVIFACSLLSVFIGGVVAGGKGKERGWLIGGATGVCFTLIIFLFQFLAMEKSFSTQQWVYHLGFLVVAVIGGIMGVNFSSSRQH; this is encoded by the coding sequence ATGGCTCGGTTTGGAAAAGCCGTGGCGTATGGAGTAGTGACCATTTTTTTACTCGCCTCAATGGTAAGTTTGTTGCTGTCACTTCTCTTAAAATGGACGAATGTACAAGAATCGTCGTTAACACTGGTTATTTTTGCTTGCTCGCTTTTATCTGTCTTTATCGGAGGGGTCGTTGCCGGTGGAAAAGGAAAAGAACGTGGTTGGCTCATTGGTGGAGCAACCGGCGTTTGCTTTACACTCATTATCTTTTTATTTCAATTTTTAGCGATGGAAAAATCTTTCTCCACCCAACAATGGGTATACCATCTCGGCTTTTTGGTCGTCGCGGTGATCGGAGGAATCATGGGCGTCAATTTTTCGTCGTCGCGCCAACATTAA
- the yajC gene encoding preprotein translocase subunit YajC — MATVMNLLPLVLMFVIFYFLLIRPQQKRQRAVQQMQANLKKGDKIVTIGGLHGIIDSIDEDKVVIRAGDGTRLTYDRSAVREVVAENK, encoded by the coding sequence ATGGCAACTGTGATGAATTTACTACCGCTTGTGTTAATGTTTGTGATTTTTTATTTCTTGCTCATTCGTCCGCAGCAAAAGCGCCAGCGCGCCGTACAGCAAATGCAGGCGAATTTGAAAAAGGGGGATAAAATCGTAACAATTGGCGGATTGCACGGGATTATTGACTCCATCGACGAAGATAAAGTCGTCATCCGTGCAGGCGACGGCACACGTCTTACATACGACCGTTCAGCCGTTCGAGAAGTCGTGGCGGAAAATAAATAA
- the tgt gene encoding tRNA guanosine(34) transglycosylase Tgt: MAIRYELIKTCKQTGARLGMIHTPHGSFETPMFMPVGTLATVKTLSPEELKEMGAGIILSNTYHLWLRPGHEIVKEAGGLHSFMNWDRGILTDSGGFQVFSLSEFRKIEEEGVYFRNHLNGDKLFLSPEKAMEIQNALGSDIMMAFDECPPYPATYEYMKRSVERTSRWAERCLKAHQRPNEQGLFGIVQGGEFEDLRKQSAQDLVSLDFPGYAVGGLSVGEPKEVMNRVLEFTTPLLPANKPRYLMGVGSPDSLIDGAIRGIDMFDCVLPTRIGRNGTVMTSEGRVVIKNAQYARDFTPLDPNCDCYTCRNYTRAYIRHLIKCDETFGIRLTSYHNVYFLIKLMEQVRQAIREDRLGDFRDEFFERYGFNKPNAKNF; this comes from the coding sequence TTGGCAATTCGATATGAATTAATTAAAACATGTAAACAAACGGGTGCGCGGCTTGGAATGATCCATACGCCGCACGGCTCATTTGAAACGCCGATGTTTATGCCAGTCGGGACGCTAGCGACCGTCAAAACGTTGTCGCCGGAAGAATTGAAAGAAATGGGCGCTGGCATTATTTTAAGCAACACGTATCATTTATGGCTTCGTCCTGGGCATGAGATTGTAAAAGAAGCAGGTGGGCTTCATTCGTTTATGAATTGGGATCGCGGCATTTTAACCGACTCAGGTGGCTTTCAAGTATTTAGCCTAAGTGAATTTCGTAAAATTGAAGAAGAGGGGGTATATTTTCGCAACCATTTAAATGGGGACAAGCTCTTTTTGTCCCCAGAAAAAGCGATGGAAATTCAAAATGCCCTCGGTTCAGACATTATGATGGCGTTTGACGAATGTCCGCCGTATCCAGCGACGTATGAATATATGAAACGATCAGTCGAACGGACGAGCCGCTGGGCAGAGCGCTGCTTAAAAGCGCACCAACGTCCAAACGAGCAAGGATTGTTTGGCATTGTGCAAGGTGGGGAATTTGAAGACTTGCGCAAACAGAGCGCACAAGACCTTGTATCGCTCGATTTTCCTGGCTACGCTGTCGGCGGGTTGTCGGTTGGCGAGCCGAAAGAGGTGATGAACCGTGTCCTTGAATTTACGACCCCGCTATTGCCGGCAAATAAGCCGCGCTATTTAATGGGCGTCGGGTCACCGGATTCATTGATTGACGGGGCGATTCGCGGCATTGATATGTTTGACTGCGTGTTGCCGACAAGAATCGGCCGCAACGGAACGGTAATGACGAGCGAAGGGCGCGTCGTCATTAAAAATGCCCAATATGCCCGCGATTTCACCCCGCTTGACCCGAATTGTGACTGCTATACGTGCCGCAATTATACGCGCGCATATATTCGCCACTTAATCAAGTGTGACGAAACGTTTGGTATTCGACTTACTTCTTACCATAACGTCTATTTTTTGATAAAATTGATGGAGCAAGTCCGTCAAGCGATTCGCGAAGACCGTCTCGGAGATTTCCGCGACGAATTTTTCGAGCGATACGGGTTTAATAAACCAAATGCGAAAAACTTTTAG
- the queA gene encoding tRNA preQ1(34) S-adenosylmethionine ribosyltransferase-isomerase QueA, translating into MKVDLFDFYLPEELIAQTPLSDREASRLMVLNKRTGEINHETFRAILSYLQAGDCLVLNDTRVLPARLYGEKEGTGAKVEVLLLKQLDGDRWETLVKPAKRVKEGTIITFGDGRLQAVCEGTLEHGGRVLTFHYNGIFYEILESLGEMPLPPYIKEQLEDRERYQTVYARERGSAAAPTAGLHFTEQLLDDIRQKGVHIAFITLHVGLGTFRPVNVENVEEHDMHAEFYQMSEETARLLNDVKQRGGRIIAVGTTSTRTLETIATRHNGTFVAERGWTDIFIYPGYEFRAIDGMVTNFHLPKSTLIMLVSALAGRENVLHAYEEAVKERYRFFSFGDAMLII; encoded by the coding sequence ATGAAAGTAGACTTATTTGATTTTTATTTGCCAGAAGAGTTAATTGCCCAAACGCCGTTATCGGACCGAGAAGCGTCGCGGCTAATGGTGCTTAATAAACGAACAGGCGAGATTAACCATGAAACGTTTCGTGCCATTTTATCGTATTTACAAGCAGGCGATTGTCTTGTTTTAAATGATACACGCGTATTGCCGGCAAGGCTCTATGGAGAAAAAGAAGGAACAGGGGCAAAAGTGGAAGTTCTCTTGTTAAAACAGCTCGATGGCGACCGATGGGAAACGCTCGTGAAACCGGCAAAACGTGTGAAAGAAGGAACGATCATTACATTTGGTGATGGGCGGCTACAAGCAGTGTGCGAAGGCACGCTAGAACACGGCGGCAGAGTGCTCACTTTCCACTACAATGGAATTTTTTATGAAATATTAGAATCGCTTGGCGAAATGCCGCTACCTCCTTACATAAAAGAACAGTTAGAAGACCGCGAACGCTACCAGACCGTGTATGCCCGCGAACGAGGTTCGGCAGCGGCGCCGACGGCAGGACTTCATTTTACCGAACAGTTGCTAGACGATATTCGTCAAAAAGGAGTACACATTGCTTTTATTACGCTACATGTTGGGCTAGGTACGTTCCGCCCTGTCAATGTCGAGAATGTCGAAGAGCACGACATGCATGCAGAATTTTACCAAATGTCGGAAGAAACTGCTCGCCTATTAAACGATGTAAAGCAGCGTGGCGGGCGGATTATTGCCGTTGGCACAACATCGACGCGCACGCTCGAAACAATTGCAACGCGCCATAATGGTACGTTCGTTGCCGAAAGAGGCTGGACAGATATCTTCATTTATCCGGGCTACGAATTTCGAGCAATTGACGGGATGGTGACCAATTTTCATCTGCCAAAATCGACGCTCATTATGCTCGTCAGCGCGTTGGCAGGGCGCGAAAACGTCTTGCACGCCTATGAAGAAGCCGTGAAAGAACGATATCGTTTTTTCAGCTTTGGCGATGCGATGTTGATTATTTAA
- a CDS encoding DUF2905 domain-containing protein, translated as MSNFPKMIMLMGVILLVVGFVMQFVKLGRLPGDIIIQKGNTTFYFPIVTSILLSIVLSLIFYFIGRFR; from the coding sequence ATGAGCAATTTCCCGAAAATGATCATGCTAATGGGTGTGATTTTGCTTGTTGTTGGGTTTGTTATGCAGTTTGTAAAGCTCGGCCGCCTTCCTGGCGATATCATCATTCAAAAAGGAAATACGACCTTTTATTTTCCGATAGTCACGTCGATACTACTAAGTATCGTGCTTTCTCTCATTTTTTATTTCATTGGTCGATTTCGCTAA
- the ruvB gene encoding Holliday junction branch migration DNA helicase RuvB has translation MEERLVAGGASADEASLEYSLRPKVLQEYIGQEQVKNNLKIFIEAAKMRNETLDHVLLYGPPGLGKTTLAAIIANEMGVRLRTTSGPAIERPGDLAAILTALEPGDVLFIDEIHRLPRAVEEVLYPAMEDYCLDIVIGKGQTARSIRLELPPFTLVGATTRAGALSAPLRDRFGVLSRLEYYRPEQLAQIVTRAASLLEVAIEEKAAVEIAKRSRGTPRIANRLLRRVRDFAQVKGDGTITAVLANEALELLQVDRLGLDHIDHKLLQAMIEKFRGGPVGVETIAATIGEEAQTIEDVYEPYLLQIGFLQRTPRGRIVTSAAYRHFGMEEPK, from the coding sequence ATGGAAGAGCGCCTTGTCGCCGGAGGTGCTTCGGCTGATGAAGCGTCGTTAGAATATAGCCTCCGTCCGAAAGTTTTACAAGAGTATATCGGCCAAGAGCAAGTGAAAAATAACTTAAAAATATTTATTGAAGCGGCGAAAATGCGGAATGAAACGCTTGACCACGTTCTGTTATACGGCCCTCCAGGGCTTGGGAAAACGACGCTTGCTGCCATTATCGCCAATGAAATGGGCGTTCGTCTGCGGACGACGTCGGGACCAGCGATTGAGCGCCCAGGTGATTTAGCAGCGATTTTAACGGCGCTTGAGCCGGGGGACGTACTGTTTATCGATGAAATTCACCGCCTGCCTCGAGCGGTAGAAGAAGTGTTATATCCAGCGATGGAAGATTATTGTTTAGATATCGTGATCGGCAAAGGACAAACGGCGCGGTCGATTCGGCTTGAGCTGCCACCATTTACGCTTGTTGGGGCGACGACAAGAGCAGGAGCATTATCTGCGCCGCTTCGTGACCGATTTGGTGTATTAAGCCGATTAGAATATTACCGTCCAGAGCAGCTGGCACAAATTGTTACAAGGGCAGCTAGTCTTTTGGAAGTGGCGATTGAGGAAAAAGCAGCGGTTGAAATTGCTAAGCGCTCGCGGGGAACGCCGCGCATCGCCAACCGGTTGTTGCGGCGCGTCCGCGACTTTGCCCAAGTAAAAGGCGATGGAACCATCACAGCGGTGTTAGCAAACGAAGCACTCGAATTACTGCAAGTCGACCGTCTAGGGCTTGACCATATCGACCATAAACTATTGCAGGCGATGATAGAAAAATTTCGCGGCGGTCCTGTTGGGGTAGAAACGATTGCGGCTACTATTGGAGAAGAAGCGCAAACGATTGAAGATGTATACGAGCCGTACTTACTGCAAATCGGCTTTTTGCAGCGAACACCGCGCGGCCGTATCGTCACTTCTGCAGCATACCGACATTTTGGAATGGAGGAACCAAAATGA
- the ruvA gene encoding Holliday junction branch migration protein RuvA: MIEFVRGVVAYVCPEYIVVETNGVGYQIFTPNPFSFQSDRDTIVTVYTYQYVREDVMALYGFRTREERTLFAKLLQVSGIGPKGGLAILAAGEPKQLVNAIEAENEAFLCKFPGVGKKTARQMILDLKGKLSHVAADAPEFSHWIEREQETALTEAMEALKALGYAEREIRKIEPFLKTETMSTDQYIKRALQLLLK; encoded by the coding sequence TTGATTGAGTTTGTCCGCGGAGTAGTGGCTTATGTTTGTCCAGAATACATTGTAGTCGAAACGAACGGGGTTGGCTATCAAATTTTTACACCCAATCCGTTTTCGTTTCAGTCAGACCGTGATACAATCGTGACGGTCTATACATATCAATATGTACGCGAAGATGTCATGGCATTATATGGGTTTCGAACGCGTGAAGAACGGACGCTGTTCGCGAAATTATTGCAAGTATCTGGCATCGGACCAAAGGGAGGATTGGCGATTTTAGCCGCAGGGGAGCCGAAACAGCTTGTCAATGCAATCGAAGCAGAAAACGAAGCATTTCTATGCAAGTTCCCTGGCGTGGGAAAAAAAACAGCGCGGCAAATGATTCTTGATTTAAAAGGAAAATTGTCGCACGTTGCTGCAGATGCCCCTGAGTTCTCTCATTGGATCGAACGAGAACAAGAAACAGCGCTCACAGAAGCGATGGAGGCGTTAAAAGCGCTCGGCTATGCGGAGCGGGAAATTCGTAAAATTGAACCATTTTTAAAAACGGAAACGATGTCTACCGACCAGTATATTAAGCGCGCATTGCAGCTATTATTAAAATAA
- a CDS encoding intercompartmental signaling factor BofC codes for MRKVSACFLFVVSLFIVSSYTAAQSPVQLTILLERMYLDGQVSEEIRKETVMSMHEVWKKYNDWQLVDLDDKQIVFQKAINDISPLAKANGYFGLTKDGTLSIFEGKPTPSSRIIQSFFQIDVKKLESRKQQQLKKGIRVVSKARYEDILATYRPFALTE; via the coding sequence ATGCGGAAGGTTAGCGCGTGCTTTTTATTCGTCGTTTCCTTATTTATCGTTTCTTCGTATACAGCAGCACAATCACCTGTGCAACTAACAATTTTATTAGAGCGAATGTATTTAGACGGACAAGTAAGTGAAGAAATTCGCAAAGAAACGGTCATGTCGATGCATGAAGTATGGAAAAAATATAACGATTGGCAGCTCGTTGATTTAGATGACAAACAAATTGTTTTTCAAAAAGCGATTAACGACATTTCGCCATTAGCGAAAGCAAATGGCTATTTTGGCTTAACGAAAGACGGGACGCTGTCCATTTTTGAAGGAAAGCCGACGCCGTCTTCGCGCATTATCCAATCATTTTTTCAAATTGATGTAAAAAAATTAGAAAGCCGAAAACAACAACAACTGAAAAAAGGCATTCGCGTTGTTTCAAAAGCGCGGTACGAAGATATTTTAGCCACGTACCGCCCGTTTGCCCTCACCGAATAA
- a CDS encoding DUF3231 family protein, whose product MKTKTIRLTSAEIANSWHTYMYDSMVESVMTHFKQTAEDAEVKLMVEKMLETVQKHLHTLEKLFCEEGIAKPDGFPVEKHVHMDAPKLFSDVFYLEYINQMTQFKISSHMTSIVMASRHDIQRLFTEFIQEAIELNGNVRTMMKEKGVHIRPPYMEYPKKVDYVEKQNFLTGWLGRRRPLLAVEAAYLVMNSMNNEIAKSTLTGFAQVTKDPEIRNFFIRGQRVTSDIIISIFDVLQENDIPASMTWDTVVNDSTVAPFSEQLMLFLIHTLSGIGMAMYGQALSLTMRRDLAALYLSFMGKAGAYAEDGVNLMIERGWLEQPPHFLDRQRLIKESN is encoded by the coding sequence GTGAAAACAAAAACGATACGATTAACAAGTGCCGAGATTGCGAATAGTTGGCATACGTATATGTACGATAGCATGGTAGAAAGCGTGATGACCCATTTTAAACAAACAGCAGAAGATGCAGAAGTGAAACTGATGGTAGAGAAAATGCTCGAAACTGTTCAGAAGCATCTTCACACGCTAGAAAAGCTATTTTGCGAAGAAGGGATCGCAAAGCCGGATGGCTTTCCGGTTGAAAAACATGTCCACATGGATGCACCCAAACTTTTTTCGGACGTGTTTTATTTAGAATACATTAACCAAATGACCCAATTTAAAATCTCATCGCATATGACATCAATTGTCATGGCTTCTCGTCACGACATTCAACGATTATTTACTGAATTTATTCAAGAGGCGATTGAGTTAAACGGTAACGTGCGTACGATGATGAAAGAAAAAGGCGTACATATTCGTCCTCCGTATATGGAATATCCAAAAAAAGTCGACTATGTTGAAAAGCAAAACTTTTTAACCGGATGGCTTGGACGTCGTCGACCGCTATTGGCAGTAGAAGCAGCGTATTTAGTGATGAACTCCATGAATAACGAAATCGCCAAATCGACGCTTACCGGATTTGCCCAAGTGACGAAAGACCCAGAAATCCGCAACTTTTTTATTCGCGGCCAACGAGTAACTTCCGACATTATTATTTCTATTTTTGACGTGTTACAGGAAAATGATATTCCTGCATCAATGACATGGGATACGGTCGTCAACGATTCGACAGTTGCACCATTCTCTGAGCAACTGATGCTCTTTTTAATTCATACGCTATCGGGGATAGGAATGGCTATGTACGGACAAGCATTGTCACTGACGATGCGAAGGGACTTAGCGGCACTATATCTTTCATTCATGGGAAAAGCTGGGGCATATGCTGAAGACGGGGTTAATCTAATGATTGAGCGCGGATGGCTCGAACAGCCTCCTCATTTTCTTGACCGCCAACGGTTAATAAAAGAGTCGAACTAA
- a CDS encoding YebC/PmpR family DNA-binding transcriptional regulator, with product MAGHSKWKNIQRRKNAQDAKRGKMFMKLAKEIYVAAKMGGGDPSTNASLRLVMEKAKAANMPNENIERAIKKATGNQEHANYEEIRYEGYGPGGVAVMVVCLTDNKNRTASNVRVAFSKNGGNLGETGCVSYLFERKGLLVIAREELDIEEDDMLLQAIEAGAEEMETTDDSFEIYTTPEQFEDVKNALAANGFTFVDAQITMIPQTYTKLTGDDLTKMLKLIDMLEDDDDVQEVYHNLDESDME from the coding sequence ATGGCTGGACATTCCAAATGGAAAAATATTCAGCGTCGAAAAAATGCGCAAGATGCCAAACGCGGAAAAATGTTCATGAAATTGGCGAAAGAAATTTACGTTGCGGCAAAAATGGGAGGCGGTGATCCGAGCACGAACGCTAGCTTGCGCCTTGTCATGGAAAAAGCCAAAGCAGCAAACATGCCGAACGAAAATATTGAACGCGCTATTAAAAAAGCAACAGGAAACCAAGAACACGCCAATTACGAAGAAATTCGCTACGAAGGATACGGTCCGGGGGGCGTAGCGGTGATGGTCGTGTGTTTAACAGACAATAAAAATCGTACCGCGTCCAATGTGCGCGTTGCCTTCTCGAAAAATGGGGGGAACCTCGGGGAAACGGGATGCGTATCCTATTTATTTGAACGGAAAGGATTGCTTGTTATCGCTCGTGAAGAATTAGACATCGAAGAAGACGATATGCTTCTTCAAGCGATTGAAGCGGGAGCAGAAGAGATGGAAACGACGGACGATTCGTTTGAAATTTATACCACCCCTGAACAGTTTGAAGACGTGAAAAACGCGTTAGCAGCGAACGGCTTTACGTTCGTTGATGCCCAAATTACAATGATTCCACAAACATATACGAAATTAACCGGCGACGACTTAACAAAAATGCTAAAATTGATCGACATGTTAGAAGACGATGACGACGTCCAAGAAGTGTACCACAATTTAGACGAGTCCGATATGGAGTAG
- a CDS encoding YhcN/YlaJ family sporulation lipoprotein, protein MRKTIAIVGAICCIGGLAACANYAEDRNPRYRDAARPIGYYSTDHDQYMYNRDGTNRENYGNAYIMDNQNGPLADLWNVDMTGRYTERTNPTLPLEANFGKYDKNYHGHLNPMTARTHPSYYDHYDGRLAEMVAHEATKVKNVTDARVLVYKGHVLVAVATNASDTTRVENQVAQAIAPYTKGKHVRVVSNPSVFQRVRVIDNNIRYGRPFSEIERDLKTIFYKGEIIEHPANTR, encoded by the coding sequence TTGAGAAAAACAATCGCAATAGTAGGTGCTATTTGCTGCATTGGTGGACTCGCGGCATGTGCGAACTATGCAGAGGACAGAAATCCTCGTTACCGTGATGCTGCCCGTCCGATCGGGTATTATTCCACTGACCACGATCAATATATGTACAATCGTGACGGCACGAATCGCGAAAATTATGGAAATGCATATATCATGGACAATCAAAACGGACCGCTTGCTGACTTATGGAATGTCGATATGACGGGGCGTTACACAGAGCGAACGAATCCAACGCTTCCGCTTGAAGCTAATTTTGGAAAATACGACAAAAATTATCACGGGCATTTAAACCCGATGACTGCCAGAACGCATCCATCGTATTATGACCATTATGACGGGCGGTTAGCGGAAATGGTTGCTCATGAAGCGACGAAGGTGAAAAACGTGACCGACGCGCGTGTACTTGTCTATAAAGGACATGTGCTCGTAGCAGTCGCAACGAACGCCTCTGACACAACCCGTGTGGAAAACCAAGTTGCCCAAGCGATAGCGCCGTATACGAAAGGAAAACACGTGCGCGTCGTTTCAAATCCAAGCGTCTTCCAACGCGTGCGCGTCATCGATAACAACATTCGTTACGGCCGCCCGTTTTCAGAAATCGAGCGCGATTTAAAAACGATTTTTTATAAAGGGGAAATCATCGAGCACCCGGCCAATACCCGATAG
- the nadE gene encoding NAD(+) synthase encodes MEQKIEKLIAWLREQVHNAGLNGAIVGISGGIDSAVVTHLIKRAFPNDSLGLIMPCKSNPKDKEDALKVVASCGIKHLVIDLTETHQTLFSEIEKQLKEKGEWNEEAARLGDANTRARLRMTTLYAVANNYGYLVVGTDNAAEWHTGYFTKYGDGGVDLVPLVHFTKGEVREMARILGVPEEIITKAPSAGLWEGQTDENEMGTTYEMIDKYLKGEEIPEKDRQIIERLHNRSHHKRQLAIAPPKF; translated from the coding sequence ATGGAACAAAAAATTGAGAAATTGATTGCGTGGCTTCGTGAACAAGTGCACAATGCGGGGTTAAATGGAGCGATTGTCGGCATTAGTGGCGGTATTGACTCAGCGGTAGTGACGCATTTAATTAAGCGGGCATTTCCGAATGATTCGCTTGGGCTGATTATGCCGTGCAAAAGCAATCCAAAAGATAAAGAAGATGCGCTAAAAGTCGTGGCAAGTTGCGGCATTAAGCACCTTGTAATTGACTTAACAGAAACGCATCAAACGCTATTTAGCGAAATTGAAAAACAGCTGAAAGAAAAAGGGGAGTGGAACGAAGAAGCAGCGCGGCTTGGCGACGCGAATACGAGAGCGCGCCTGCGCATGACGACGTTGTATGCGGTTGCCAATAACTACGGCTACCTTGTCGTCGGAACAGACAATGCGGCAGAGTGGCATACCGGCTATTTCACGAAATACGGCGATGGCGGCGTTGACTTAGTTCCGCTCGTTCATTTTACGAAAGGAGAAGTGCGCGAAATGGCGCGTATTCTCGGCGTCCCAGAAGAAATTATTACGAAAGCGCCAAGTGCAGGGCTTTGGGAAGGACAAACCGATGAAAATGAAATGGGAACGACGTACGAAATGATCGATAAATATTTAAAAGGCGAAGAAATTCCGGAAAAAGACCGGCAAATTATTGAACGGCTACATAACCGTTCCCACCATAAACGCCAATTGGCAATTGCACCGCCAAAATTTTAA